A window of Zingiber officinale cultivar Zhangliang chromosome 5A, Zo_v1.1, whole genome shotgun sequence contains these coding sequences:
- the LOC121980626 gene encoding serine/threonine-protein kinase PCRK1-like, with protein MKCLPFLNREVKEEIQLRFSTSLQSNDTTSTNHDFRRSETEFNSEDSIIAAESMGRSNYPSLTQRPSNLWVFTFSELKNATRNFSRSLLVGEGGFGCVYRGTIKSLEDPSTKIEIAVKLSHKGLQGHKEWVTEVNVLAAVDHPNLVKLIGYCAEDDERGMQRLLVYEYLQNRSVEHHLSTQSKTTLSWYMRLRIAIDSARGLAYLHEGMDFQIIFRDFKSSNILLDEDWNAKLSDFGLARQGPTEGITHVTTAVVGTAGYAAPEYIRTGRLTAKSDIWSYGVFLYELITGRRPIDRNRPKSEQKLLEWVKPYLSDTKKFRKIIDPKLEDEYSLKSASKLSSVANRCLRRQSKSRPKMSEVLTMVQRIMEIPEIGAPQAPLRHPDLEQGDQRTAKKKGLKQLIGDWKIWKGI; from the exons ATGAAGTGTTTGCCATTCCTAAATAGAGAGGTGAAGGAGGAGATCCAGTTAAGATTCTCAACATCACTTCAGTCTAATGACACCACATCAACTAATCATGATTTCAGAAGATCAGAAACTGAGTTTAACTCTGAGGACTCTATTATTGCTGCCGAATCCATGGGAAGGTCCAACTACCCTAGTTTAACCCAGAGACCAAGCAATCTCTGGGTTTTCACATTTTCAGAACTGAAGAATGCCACGAGGAATTTTAGCAGGTCACTTTTGGTCGGAGAAGGTGGGTTTGGATGTGTTTACAGGGGAACGATCAAGAGCCTTGAGGATCCAAGTACAAAGATTGAGATTGCTGTCAAACTAAGTCACAAGGGACTGCAG GGCCACAAGGAATGGGTGACTGAAGTCAATGTTCTTGCAGCAGTTGATCATCCAAATCTTGTTAAGTTAATAGGTTATTGTGCTGAAGATGATGAAAGAGGAATGCAACGATTACTTGTCTACGAATATTTGCAAAATAGAAGCGTAGAGCATCACTTGTCAACTCAATCAAAGACAACACTTTCTTGGTACATGAGACTAAGGATAGCAATTGATTCTGCACGTGGACTGGCATACTTGCATGAGGGAATGGATTTCCAG ATTATTTTCCGAGATTTCAAATCCTCTAACATCCTTTTAGATGAAGATTGGAATGCGAAATTGTCAGACTTTGGCTTAGCTAGACAAGGTCCAACAGAAGGAATAACTCATGTCACAACAGCT GTTGTCGGAACTGCGGGCTATGCTGCTCCTGAGTATATACGCACAGGCCGTCTTACTGCCAAGAGTGACATATGGAGCTACGGAGTCTTCCTATATGAACTTATCACCGGCCGACGACCAATAGATCGAAACAGGCCTAAAAGTGAACAGAAGCTCTTAGAATGGGTCAAACCTTACTTATCAGATACTAAAAAGTTCAGGAAGATCATAGACCCAAAGCTAGAGGATGAATACTCATTAAAATCTGCATCAAAGCTTTCTTCTGTGGCAAATCGATGTCTACGGCGGCAAAGCAAGTCCAGACCCAAAATGAGTGAAGTGTTGACGATGGTCCAACGAATTATGGAAATCCCAGAAATCGGAGCTCCACAGGCTCCTTTAAGGCATCCAGATTTAGAACAAGGGGACCAAAGGACAGCAAAGAAGAAAGGTCTAAAGCAACTCATTGGTGACTGGAAAATATGGAAAGGTATTTAG